A stretch of Mauremys reevesii isolate NIE-2019 linkage group 25, ASM1616193v1, whole genome shotgun sequence DNA encodes these proteins:
- the ATP5F1B gene encoding ATP synthase subunit beta, mitochondrial — protein sequence MLGLVSRCSAAAASPLLRRGALGPAGASGPLRDLLLRGAAAAGARRDYAAQAAPDAKAGVSTGRIVAVIGAVVDVQFDVGLPPILNALEVQGRDTRLVLEVAQHLGENTVRTIAMDGTEGLVRGQKVLDSGAPIRIPVGPETLGRIMNVIGEPIDERGPITTKQYAAIHAEAPEFVEMSVEQEILVTGIKVVDLLAPYAKGGKIGLFGGAGVGKTVLIMELINNVAKAHGGYSVFAGVGERTREGNDLYHEMIESGVINLKDTTSKVALVYGQMNEPPGARARVALTGLTVAEYFRDQEGQDVLLFIDNIFRFTQAGSEVSALLGRIPSAVGYQPTLATDMGTMQERITTTRKGSITSVQAIYVPADDLTDPAPATTFAHLDATTVLSRAIAELGIYPAVDPLDSTSRIMDPNIVGQEHYDVARGVQKILQDYKSLQDIIAILGMDELSEEDKLTVARARKIQRFLSQPFQVAEVFTGHLGKLVPLKETIKGFQEILAGAYDHLPEQAFYMVGPIEEAVAKADKLAEEHS from the exons ATGTTGGGGCTCGTGAGTCGCTGCtcggccgccgccgcctccccgctGCTGCGGCGCGGGGCGCTGGGCCCGGCCGGGGCCTCGGGGCCGCTGCGCGACCTGCTGCTGCGCGGCGCGGCCGCCGCCGGGGCCC GACGGGACTATGCAGCGCAGGCGGCCCCCGACGCCAAGGCCGGGGTCAGCACGGGCCGCATCGTGGCTGTCATCGGCGCCGTGGTGGACGTCCAGTTCGACGTGGGGCTGCCCCCGATCCTGAACGCCCTTGAGGTGCAGGGCAGGGACACCAGGCTGGTGCTCGAAGTGGCTCAGCATCTGG GTGAGAACACGGTTCGTACCATCGCCATGGATGGTACTGAGGGCTTGGTGAGAGGACAGAAAGTGCTGGACTCCGGGGCCCCAATCAGAATCCCCGTAGGCCCCGAGACCCTTGGTAGAATCATGAATGTGATTGGGGAGCCCATCGACGAGAGAGGCCCCATAACGACCAAACA GTATGCTGCTATCCACGCCGAAGCCCCGGAGTTCGTTGAGATGAGCGTAGAGCAAGAGATTCTGGTCACTGGCATCAAGGTGGTGGACCTGCTGGCACCATACGCCAAGGGTGGCAAAATCG GTCTGTTCGGAGGCGCCGGCGTGGGCAAGACTGTGCTGATCATGGAGCTGATCAACAACGTGGCGAAAGCCCACGGTGGCTACTCGGTGTTCGCCGGCGTCGGGGAGCGAACCCGCGAAGGGAACGACTTGTACCATGAAATGATCGAGTCGGGAGTCATCAACCTGAAGGACACAACCTCCAAG GTCGCCCTGGTTTACGGGCAGATGAACGAGCCCCCAGGCGCCCGGGCCAGAGTCGCGCTGACGGGGCTGACAGTGGCAGAGTACTTCAGGGACCAGGAGGGCCAGGACGTGCTGCTCTTCATAGACAACATCTTCCGGTTCACGCAGGCTGGCTCTGAG GTCTCCGCCCTGCTTGGCAGAATCCCCTCGGCTGTGGGGTACCAGCCCACCCTGGCGACTGACATGGGCACCATGCAGGAGAGGATCACCACCACCCGCAAGGGCTCAATCACCTCCGTGCAG GCGATCTACGTGCCAGCTGATGACTTGACcgaccctgcccctgccaccaCATTTGCCCATTTGGACGCCACGACTGTGTTGTCGCGGGCCATTGCTGAGCTGGGCATCTACCCTGCCGTCGACCCTCTGGACTCCACCTCCCGCATCATGGACCCCAACATCGTGGGGCAGGAGCACTACGACGTGGCCCGGGGGGTGCAGAAGATCCTACAG GACTACAAATCCCTCCAGGACATCATTGCCATCCTGGGGATGGATGAGCTGTCGGAGGAGGACAAGCTGACAGTGGCTCGCGCCCGCAAGATCCAGCGCTTCCTGTCCCAGCCCTTCCAGGTGGCCGAGGTCTTCACTGGCCACCTGGGCAAGCTGGTCCCTCTGAAGGAAACCATCAAGGGCTTCCAGGAGATCCTGGcag GTGCCTACGACCACCTGCCGGAACAGGCCTTCTACATGGTGGGTCCCATCGAGGAGGCCGTGGCGAAGGCGGACAAGCTGGCCGAGGAGCACTCATGA